One Alkalinema sp. FACHB-956 genomic window, TTACACCTGAAAAATTATAGATCAATCCACAAAGCAACTTCTAAATAGAATCTGACCCTTGACTGACCTCGCTAATAATTTTAGATTGGCGTTTTTCAAGATTGGCTTTTATCATTGCTTTTACTTCCTCAATGGTGCGCGTGACACCACCTAAATGAATCACTGCATGGCAATTAGCACAGACGGGGCATAGATCGTTAATGGGATCAACTGTATATTCTTGCTTGATTTCCGATAAAGGTATGATGTGGTGAACATGAATAAAGCCTTCAGCCGTTTCGCCATAGTAATCTTTGAAGTTGAATTTACAAGCAAAACAACTGTAGCCGTGTTTTTCAAGACAGCGTCTACGGGCTTCGGGATTACGTTCATAGGCATTAATAGTAACCTTATGAACTGCACCTTCTAATAAATTTGAATCAGAGGCGGTCGATACTTCTTCTGCTAACTGACCGCCTGATATGAGATTGATTCGTTGCCGTGCGACTTGTAATTCTTCCTTCGTAAATAGGCTTGACCAGGGTTCCTGTAGAACAAAAACTTCTAAGGATAAATCTAAGCGATTGACTGCTGCTAGTCGTTGCAATCCACGGGTTGGACTACTGGTTGGCTTTAACCAATCCTTGGCAGCTTGTAACCCACCCACTTTTCTGACCCGTTGTAAATACCGATGTGCCCAGTAACCAATCTCACGCCCCACATTATAGTACATAGCCAACATTTCTTCATGCAGTTGCGTTTCCAAAGACATCATTATTACCCGTTAACAACATAGGTTTATAATGCCCAACTGTGTTGAGAAGTATGATGGCACTGCAAAATTTATCGACACATATACTGATAGATTTTGGAAGAATCAAATCAAGTTGCTATTGTTCCATTAAGCTGGGCATCCAGGGCAAATCCGTTGAACCGAT contains:
- a CDS encoding HNH endonuclease; this translates as MMSLETQLHEEMLAMYYNVGREIGYWAHRYLQRVRKVGGLQAAKDWLKPTSSPTRGLQRLAAVNRLDLSLEVFVLQEPWSSLFTKEELQVARQRINLISGGQLAEEVSTASDSNLLEGAVHKVTINAYERNPEARRRCLEKHGYSCFACKFNFKDYYGETAEGFIHVHHIIPLSEIKQEYTVDPINDLCPVCANCHAVIHLGGVTRTIEEVKAMIKANLEKRQSKIISEVSQGSDSI